One region of Eupeodes corollae chromosome 1, idEupCoro1.1, whole genome shotgun sequence genomic DNA includes:
- the LOC129942452 gene encoding uncharacterized protein LOC129942452 has translation MNKDNTKGRKRESGNDGDLPASKKHRGDNWTQEDTNLLCNLLVKFGQKIILNKETNGATNDIKKREWSIIRSHFNTDPKIKTQREVPALIGRHKKIVTALRQFTTCAKQSALQSGGGPANTPPVLKIEMTGEVLQLKNYYGHLLTGLESFDSDAMPTDFGQMPPIVADRSQILFRQSAKGSALPIPVVKKQCRDKRYLRPRTTPTRKKASTGHLQQEQQHQIQQQSTLMTGSGAIWRAVILC, from the exons ATGAACAAGGACAATACGAAAGGAAGAAAACGAGAAAGCGGTAATGATGGTGATTTGCCCGCCAGCAAAAAACACAGAGGCGACAACTGGACTCAAGAGGACACGAACTTGCTGTGtaatttgttggtaaaatttggtcaaaaaataattctgaacAAAGAGACTAATGGCGCAACTAACGACATCAAAAAAAGAGAGTGGAGCATAATTCGCTCACATTTCAATACAGACCCAAAG ATAAAGACCCAAAGAGAAGTTCCTGCACTAATTGGAAGGCATAAGAAAATTGTAACGGCATTGCGTCAGTTTACTACTTGTGCAAAACAAAGTGCGCTGCAAAGTGGTGGGGGACCGGCCAATACACCACCCGTGCTGAAAATTGAAATGACTGGCGAAGtacttcaattgaaaaattattacggTCATTTGCTCACAGGGTTGGAATCTTTTGATTCTGATGCAATGCCAACAGATTTCGGCCAAATGCCTCCAATTGTTGCTGACAGGAGTCAAATTTTATTTCGGCAATCAGCAAAGGGTAGTGCACTACCTATTCCCGTAGTGAAGAAACAA TGTCGTGATAAGCGGTACTTGCGACCGAGAACGACGCCAACGAGGAAAAAAGCATCAACGGGCCACCTGCAGCAAGAACAGCAGCACCAAATACAACAACAATCGACATTGATGACTGGAAGTGGTGCGATATGGCGAGCTGTGATCCTGTgctga